The genomic segment GGGTGCCGTTCATCAATTCGTCCTCTTTTGTTTGTGGTTTGTTTAAAGTCCAATCACTTCTTGTGGAATTTGTGGCATCCATTGTCATTTTGTGCAGGTTTAAAAGCTTTGAAAGCTTTTTTGACCAGCAGTTGATCATTTCACCTCAAAagaataatattattattatcattaaaaacatttgtatGAAAACTTAATGATACAATTATAGAGCAACTATGTTTTTTCAGTCCTTTTCTAGGCTATATTGTAAGTTATTTTAAGTGATCAGGGACCACTCCAAAAAAGGGAATCATAACTGCACATTGCACGTTGTAGTGGTTCTGTTTTCATAATGGAGGCTTGTGAAATTACAGGGGCACTGTTTAGTCATCTCAACAGTTGTTCTGCTCCACGACCTTGTGAAATCTGAAAGACTGACGAATATGATGGTGTTGTACTTCCCGGTGTCCGAGATATGAGTAATTTTGGACCTTCCTCCCTTGTTCCCACCCAAACAACTCAGATAAGGGATGTTTTTATAAGCAGCTTTCTCAAATACAACTAGGGCCCTGGCACAGGTTTATGAAACAACTAAACATCTTgtaagtacttgaaagcaatacttgagtaaaagtacaagtatcttaccagaaaaaaacgttggtagaagttaaagtcaccttttagaatattactaaATACTaagtttttcttcttgtctttatttcctgtacttaagtatcaaaagtaattttctgatttttaaatgtgcttaagtattagaagtaaaagtaaaaaaaaaactttgattatgaactttattgtggcttccttaGTAAAGCATAACATTCAGGGTTTCTTCGCCTTCTTAAACAtcatgtaatggagtaaaagttcctagaaatataaataatgaagtaaAGTACTGTTAATGTGAAAATTCTACtgaagtacagtaacaaagtatttgtacttcgttacattacaacactggaaacaacacatttcaaatatgCTTTGACACTTGATTGGTGCATATATTCAGCTATGTGATCATAGGAGTGGACCAGAACACACACTGCAATGTTCGACCAGGTTGCATAAGAGAAAGGTTTCTTGAATATACTTTAATTACTTTTAATTTGACTGATTCaattatatcatatatatatatatataaacttacaTCATAGCATAGCTGTTTTTGAAGCTTACATACTGTATTATAAATTCTGTActgtattatataatattaaatacagtatatatatatatatatatatatgtatatataatacatatgatgtaaaaaaaaatatgaaagaaagaCATTTGCACATTTGATGTCTCTTCATGCAGTTTGAAGCTTTCACCACTAGAGGAAAACAAATGACTTGTGATCACTTTTGACTACATTGGCTTGAGCTTTGCTCAATGAAGATTAACATTTCACTATACataggaaaacagaaaaataaaatgtgtaaaacttACAAATACTGTTAGACATTAGTATGTATATCACATTTAGCATGCAATCTTAAGGAGATAGCAAATAAAGGATGACTGAAAGaaagttttatttcatatttttattttaaagattaaaTGTTTGGTCTATGAAAAAGAAGTGAAAAATGCTCATGACAACCTCCAAAAGTGACATCTTCCAATTGCCTggtttgtccgaccaacagtacAAAACACACAATGTACTATcatataagacaaagaaaagcagaaaatctttACATTTGACAAGCTGATAGAGAAACTAATTGATCAATTCTCAAAATAGTTCCTGATAAATTTTCTTTTGATTGGATAATTGATCGATGAAGTAACCATTCCTTACAGCTTTACATAATTATATACAATtatgaacaaataaaaaatatgaacttACATCAGCAAACCTGTTTTTGAAGCTTGCATGCtgtattatatatactgtactgtattatataatattaaaaacTGTATTATCGTACTGTGATTCTTTGCTATCTTAAAATACCTTCATCTTAAATTTTGTCACAATATTTAAAATTCCATATTCCAAGTCTGACTGCCTTAAAGAAACACTTGAAGATACAACCACGTCTAGAAAACCTACACCTAATAGGGATCTTTTATGAAGTGCAACCCCTGGAAAAGGACTGTTATCTTGGTCTCTTGTGCACCAAGCCTGATAACATGTTTTGTTACCCTGGAGGATGTGCACACTCCGCCTTCAGCTCATCCATAGTCTTGTTGAGGCGACATATGCAAAACATGGCAGCAAGAATGAGGAACAAGCCTGCGGCCACAAGAAGGATGTGACTAAACATTAGGAGCCCAGTCAAGGCCTCATCTGAGGGCAGAAACCATACGTACACCCAGCCGTTTTGAAGTTTGTGGTGAACAAACTCGGGCCCCTGTTCAACCACCAATGTGTCATAGAAAGGACGAGACATGTGATCAGACAAGGCAATCTCATTGATGAGATGAAACTTGTCGTTAGGCCGGGTGATGGTGGTGGTTTGGAGAGTTGTTGGTAGGATGGTGGTATGTAAGGTAGATGGTTTTATAGTTGGAGTGGTTGTTGGTGTTGTGACTTGTTGGGTAGCTCCTTGAGTGGGGGTTGATGTTGTTGTATGCGGTGTGGTTACTGAAGCTACAACTGatgtttgtctgctgtttgtaATAGTGTGGAATGATTTCATTGGCTCATGTATAGAAAAATATCTTGATTTGACTATCCTAGCATCGCAAAAGTTGAACTCCTCATCACGCAGGGAATCAATGGTACGGCGCAGTTGGTACACTGGACTATGACATATCACATCCTGTCTGTCAAGAACCACATGCTCATTATGTCTTATCCATTTTGCAATACCTCTGATACTACAAGTACAGTCCCAGGGGTTGCCACTCAGAGTAAGAGCCTTCAAAGCTGTATTTGACAACAAAATATCTCCTGGTAGAGTCTTAAGGTGGTTATTCTTCAAATCAACTGACAAAACCCCTCCGAGGCCCTGAAAGATGTTTTCCGGTAGGCTCTGCAGCTTATTGTCATTAAGAAGCAGCATGCCCAGTGTGGTTAGTCCGGAAAACAGTTGAGGATGTAGATAACGGAGGTCGTTGAATTTCAATGAGAGCTTCTCAAGCTTGGGAATGCAGCAGAAGAGGTCTGAGGGCAACTCCCTCAGCTTGTCATTAAAATGAAGGTTAAGGCTCCGGAGCCCAGACATGTTTGCAAACAAATTCCCAGGAACAGTGGTGAGGTTAGTGGCATACAGATAAATCTCTGTCATGTCAGGCATGTGACCCATCAGCTGGTCTGGTAGAGATAATAACGGGTTGTTGTAAATGGTAAGCTTGCTCAGCTTTGGCATGTTGTAGAAGCTCTTTGCCGGGATAGCTTGAAGCCGGTTAGAGGAAAGGTTCAGGATTGTTAAGTTCCTCAGTGACCAGAACACTTGAGGTGGAAGGCTGGTGATCTGGTTATGATAGATTTTTAGCTCCACAAGGTTGACAAGTTCATCAAAAATCCCAGCTTCTAGCACTTCTAGCTCATTGTTATAGATCATAAGCTTGTGAAGATTAGTCAAGGTGTGAAAGATAGTTGGTGGAAGTTTTTTTATGGAGTTCCTGGCAAGGTTCAGAAATTTAAGTTGGGTCAGTCcattgaaaacatttgaaggaGGACTACTGAGTTTGTTCCAGCTCAGGTTCAGATCCAGCAACCTGACAAGTCCTTCAAACATATCCGGAGCAATGGTCTCCAACTGGTTCCCATCTAAATGCAGCTGCTCCAGAGTGGTCAGTGGACTGAAAACCCGAGCAGGGAGGGTAGAGAGATCATTGGACGACAGCTTGACAGACTTAAGCTGTGGAGCAACATGGAAGGCGCTGGGATGGATAGTGTGCAAATGGCTGTGAGTCAGACTGAAACGCAACAGGAGGTCCATGTTTGCCAAGCTCTGCTCATTTATGACGTTCATGTTTGTGCCATTAAGCATCAGCAGGTATGTGTGGACAGGCAGCTGCTTTGGTATATCTGTGATGGTGTCTCCAACACACCTGACTGAACCTTTAAAATTACACTGGCAACTGCTGGGGCAGAGCATATTGCAGCTGAGGTGTGGCAGTGTGAAGAAGACAACTATCGTGCACAAGGTGCCTGCAAAgttgaaataaagacagatttgaCAAATGAGATTAAATCTAAAATGAAGTCTCATTAAACCACCCTCAAATAGCAGTATATACTGTAGTAAAGGTCTTTCACTGTTTATTAAAAAGGCCAAAGATTTTTCTTCAACTCAGATTTGATCCATTTTCCAATCAAattcaattctttttttcttcttttttgggcatttattttgacaggacagctgaagtcatgaatgggaatgacatgcagcaaagggctgcaggtcagagtcaaaccagcaccgctgcgtcgaggagtaaacctatgtatatgggtgcccgctctaccaactgagctatccgggtaCCCTGGAAATCAATTCTTGACATTCTTGACACATTTTCAAAGGATAATtatgaaacaataaaaaaaaaacatttaggatATGTTCTCTTCCCTTTAATAACAGTAAAATACCTGATCCTATCCTGACTTGggataaaaaccaaaacaagttaaatATTCTACCAACCTCTGAAGTGAGAATCCATCATTGTCTGTTTGATGTTATGATCATGTTGCTGTGATCTGTGCTGCTCTTTCAGGGCTATCTTAAAGAGCTGGGCACCCTGTCTATCAATGGATGATTTTTGGGCGGGCATTTTAGTAGAGCAGAGCCCGCCCAAAAATCATCCATTGTCAAGGttttatggttttatttcagttagcttaatagctggtttgatttgcattgagagatgattttatgaaaagtaccccatgccagtctctaggtatggtgaagggtatgtgattatgtggggctattttaattccaaatgccaagggaactttatcaggatgcatagtatcctggatccatgaaataactggtctttaaaaataaaaatctgcctgcctctatgggaatttaacataggggtgtacttacttatgccccctgtattttaaggaagaacatttatttatttaggatacattattcattcacaaagaaaatttgtgtccttaaaggttggatttttcctcatttttttaattaaggcattaagatcaatttgcaaaagatgatttttttattcctctttgtAGTCAACTtaagcatgggtgtcctaattttttcacatgactgtatttaGTTTGGCTTATTTCACTGGACCCATATTTTACTTTAATTCTGAATTGCCTTTCACATAGCctaagaaggaaaaaaacacctCCAAAAACATAGCACATAAGGAAAGAGTCTATGTCAGAAATGGTTAAGCCTTTGGTACATAGTATTATTCACTATTGTGTGAGTGACACAGAGGATGCTGTCTCATTTCCTGTAGACTTATCTCAACAGTATGGGTTAACTCCACTCTGGCTGCGCTCCATTTTATGGACTGAACTGAAACAGATAACACCAATTTCTGTATTGAGTCAGTtaggttgttttgtgtcttatGCCTGTAGTGTGACAGGGCAGTCACTTTTGTGACTTTTGTTTTAGATGTGTATGAATTTGACACATACAGGTTCTTCTTCAGTGTGTCACCTCTCAAAATGTTGCGTAtgtgtagagagagaaagaaagtgctCTGCTAGTGTTTGTGATTGATTGGCCTCTCACTGGCAGTCACAGTTAAACTGAGTTCCAGGCAGTGATGATGTACTGCTGAGTTACTCTGATACCAACAGATGCATGCTTACACCCCCTTGAATTTAGGGGCAAAATAATCATGTCagcaatgtgcaaaacataaactGAATTGTTAACTTGGGAAAGATTTTTCAATCAGAGTAATTTGCAATTAATTGCGGATTAGTTTGATCAAGTTATGTTTTTCTCGTTTCTTTTCAGAAGCTCAAAAGTCCTCCGAGAGCTGATAGTGATGATGGAGACAATGAGTGAATTTGTGTTGCTGTAAGCTGCTGAACTGggataaaaaaacatgcatagTAATCTATTGTACCATGGATTGgttctttgtttctttcccttcactatttgaaataaaaaaatgactattTGGACATTTACTTCAGAAGTGTTCACTGATAAAATTATTTTTGCCTTCTTACACAGAAGAATGTGTTATCATCCCTTTACTGTAGATATTTTGTCATACCATATTTCCCATGTTTACTCGTGTACATGTGGCTATTTGTGTGCGCAAGCAAAAGTCAACACTTTCTTTGATGCTGCTGTGAATGCAGCTGAGCGTCACATTCAGTCTGGTTTCCCTGAAACCTCTTCTGTTCATCATTC from the Sander vitreus isolate 19-12246 chromosome 9, sanVit1, whole genome shotgun sequence genome contains:
- the LOC144523381 gene encoding uncharacterized protein LOC144523381 — its product is MMDSHFRGTLCTIVVFFTLPHLSCNMLCPSSCQCNFKGSVRCVGDTITDIPKQLPVHTYLLMLNGTNMNVINEQSLANMDLLLRFSLTHSHLHTIHPSAFHVAPQLKSVKLSSNDLSTLPARVFSPLTTLEQLHLDGNQLETIAPDMFEGLVRLLDLNLSWNKLSSPPSNVFNGLTQLKFLNLARNSIKKLPPTIFHTLTNLHKLMIYNNELEVLEAGIFDELVNLVELKIYHNQITSLPPQVFWSLRNLTILNLSSNRLQAIPAKSFYNMPKLSKLTIYNNPLLSLPDQLMGHMPDMTEIYLYATNLTTVPGNLFANMSGLRSLNLHFNDKLRELPSDLFCCIPKLEKLSLKFNDLRYLHPQLFSGLTTLGMLLLNDNKLQSLPENIFQGLGGVLSVDLKNNHLKTLPGDILLSNTALKALTLSGNPWDCTCSIRGIAKWIRHNEHVVLDRQDVICHSPVYQLRRTIDSLRDEEFNFCDARIVKSRYFSIHEPMKSFHTITNSRQTSVVASVTTPHTTTSTPTQGATQQVTTPTTTPTIKPSTLHTTILPTTLQTTTITRPNDKFHLINEIALSDHMSRPFYDTLVVEQGPEFVHHKLQNGWVYVWFLPSDEALTGLLMFSHILLVAAGLFLILAAMFCICRLNKTMDELKAECAHPPG